In Streptomyces sp. NBC_00483, a single window of DNA contains:
- a CDS encoding HTTM domain-containing protein, whose translation MDRMQQRLGDGLQWVTASALAPYQSAVIRIGFSATWLLFLLREFPHRQEMYGPDGPWSWGMAQQLTEDNHAFSALMWSDGQGWFELVYIVAVVSSALLMLGWRTRTMSVVFMIGVLSLQNRSVFMGDGGDNVIHLMSIYLVFTRCGQVWSLDARRLRRGAEDRFGIVLWWVMGLVLAAITFTGKVGGGWLLFFWGMWAAQAVWWSVNRRDRQGDSRLLCDVVANLLHNAGLLVVMVEACLIYATAGWYKIQGSRWQDGSAVYYPLHLDYFSPWPALGDLLTQFGPMVLLVTYGTVAVQVAFPFTVFNRRLKNVLLVFMMLEHAVIAVVLGLPFFSLAMIAADAVFLPTSFLVRVGGWVARARSRVFSPTKDVAEPGRPVEDEGEPVAAEPSAVRT comes from the coding sequence ATGGACCGCATGCAGCAGAGGCTGGGCGACGGCCTCCAGTGGGTCACCGCGTCCGCGCTCGCCCCCTATCAGAGCGCCGTGATCCGCATCGGGTTCTCCGCGACCTGGCTGCTCTTCCTGCTGCGCGAGTTCCCGCACCGTCAGGAGATGTACGGCCCCGACGGGCCGTGGAGCTGGGGCATGGCGCAGCAGCTCACCGAGGACAACCACGCGTTCAGCGCGCTCATGTGGTCCGACGGGCAGGGCTGGTTCGAGCTGGTCTACATAGTGGCGGTGGTGTCGTCCGCGCTGCTGATGCTGGGCTGGCGCACCCGCACCATGTCGGTCGTCTTCATGATCGGCGTGCTGTCCCTGCAGAACCGCAGCGTCTTCATGGGGGACGGCGGCGACAACGTCATCCACCTCATGTCGATCTACCTCGTCTTCACGCGGTGCGGGCAGGTCTGGTCGCTGGACGCCCGCAGGCTGCGGCGCGGGGCCGAGGACCGGTTCGGCATCGTGCTGTGGTGGGTCATGGGGCTCGTGCTCGCCGCGATCACGTTCACGGGGAAGGTCGGCGGCGGCTGGCTGCTGTTCTTCTGGGGGATGTGGGCGGCCCAAGCGGTGTGGTGGTCCGTGAACCGCCGCGATCGACAGGGCGATTCCCGCCTCCTGTGCGACGTCGTCGCCAACCTGCTGCACAACGCCGGACTGCTCGTGGTGATGGTCGAGGCATGTCTGATCTACGCGACGGCGGGCTGGTACAAGATCCAGGGCAGCCGATGGCAGGACGGCTCCGCGGTCTACTACCCGCTCCATCTGGACTACTTCTCGCCCTGGCCCGCCCTGGGCGACCTGCTGACCCAGTTCGGCCCGATGGTGCTGCTCGTGACGTACGGGACCGTGGCCGTCCAGGTCGCCTTTCCGTTCACCGTCTTCAACCGGCGCCTCAAGAACGTCCTGTTGGTGTTCATGATGCTGGAGCACGCGGTCATCGCCGTCGTGCTCGGGCTGCCCTTCTTCTCGCTCGCGATGATCGCCGCGGACGCGGTGTTCCTGCCGACGTCCTTCCTGGTGCGCGTCGGCGGCTGGGTGGCACGCGCGCGTAGTCGCGTTTTCTCCCCTACGAAGGATGTGGCCGAGCCCGGACGGCCCGTGGAGGACGAAGGCGAACCGGTGGCGGCGGAGCCGTCGGCCGTGCGCACGTAG
- a CDS encoding DUF5819 family protein codes for METEAGAADEGARLTTEPSAPPRPRLPEPSGPSGHSGSSGPSGSSGPSGTESGGGPSGTPERRGLAALSPGHQLTAVLALIGIALVTCVHILMVFLHVAPSNTITKKHGELVGAWVYPEFEQNWKLFAPNPLQQNIAVEARAEVRTPDGELRATHWYGMSAQDGAAIDGNLLPSHTQQNELRRAWDVYTGTHDAQNRPNGLRGTLSEQYLRRILVLRLDRLGAAGKGETVERVQIRSKTTMVEPPKWSDEKVNQKPVYRQVPWWTVTSSDAPLDSGTRVRVQSSVDSAGGDR; via the coding sequence ATGGAGACAGAAGCAGGCGCCGCGGACGAGGGCGCGCGGCTCACGACGGAGCCGTCGGCTCCGCCGCGACCCCGCCTGCCCGAGCCATCGGGGCCATCGGGGCACTCGGGGTCGTCCGGGCCATCAGGGTCATCGGGTCCGTCGGGTACGGAATCGGGCGGGGGACCGTCCGGGACACCCGAGCGACGTGGGCTCGCGGCGCTCTCCCCCGGTCATCAGCTGACCGCCGTCCTCGCGCTCATCGGCATCGCGCTCGTCACCTGCGTGCACATCCTGATGGTGTTCCTGCACGTCGCGCCGTCGAACACGATCACCAAGAAGCACGGTGAGCTGGTCGGCGCGTGGGTCTACCCGGAGTTCGAGCAGAACTGGAAGCTGTTCGCGCCCAACCCGCTGCAGCAGAACATCGCGGTGGAGGCCCGCGCCGAGGTCCGCACGCCCGACGGCGAACTGCGTGCGACCCACTGGTACGGAATGTCCGCGCAGGACGGCGCCGCCATCGACGGGAACCTGCTGCCCAGCCACACCCAGCAGAACGAGCTGCGCCGCGCCTGGGACGTCTACACGGGCACCCACGACGCGCAGAACCGGCCGAACGGTCTGCGCGGCACCCTCTCCGAGCAGTATCTGCGCCGCATCCTCGTGCTGCGCCTCGACCGGCTCGGGGCCGCGGGCAAGGGCGAGACCGTCGAGCGCGTCCAGATCCGCTCGAAGACGACCATGGTCGAGCCCCCGAAGTGGAGTGACGAGAAGGTGAACCAGAAGCCGGTGTACCGGCAGGTGCCGTGGTGGACGGTCACCTCCAGCGACGCACCGCTCGACAGCGGCACGCGCGTGCGGGTGCAGTCGTCGGTGGACTCGGCGGGCGGTGACCGATGA
- the paaA gene encoding 1,2-phenylacetyl-CoA epoxidase subunit PaaA: MATATPQHRAAGARPDTTGGTAEPGDAAFQAVFDAAVAAEERIEPRDWMPDAYRATLVRQIAQHAHSEIIGMQPEANWITRAPSLRRKAILMAKVQDEAGHGLYLYGAAETLGTGRDELLDKLHSGRQKYSSIFNYPTLTWADVGAIGWLVDGAAITNQVPLCRCSYGPYARAMVRICKEESFHQRQGYELLLALSRGTEAQHAMAQDAVDRWWWPSLMMFGPPDDESAHSAQSMEWKIKRHSNDELRQRFVDICVPQAESLGLTLPDPELKWNEERGQHDFGPIDWSEFKAVLKGNGPCNEQRITQRRRAHDEGAWVREAAAAHAAKHSTTATREGRAA, encoded by the coding sequence ATGGCGACAGCAACCCCGCAGCACCGCGCGGCCGGAGCGCGGCCGGACACCACCGGCGGCACCGCCGAGCCGGGCGACGCCGCGTTCCAGGCCGTGTTCGACGCGGCGGTGGCGGCGGAAGAGCGCATCGAGCCCCGCGACTGGATGCCCGACGCCTACCGCGCGACGCTCGTGCGCCAGATCGCCCAGCACGCCCACTCCGAGATCATCGGCATGCAGCCGGAGGCGAACTGGATCACGCGCGCCCCTTCGCTGCGCCGCAAGGCGATCCTGATGGCGAAGGTCCAGGACGAGGCGGGGCACGGCCTCTACCTCTACGGCGCGGCGGAAACCCTCGGCACCGGCCGCGACGAGCTGCTCGACAAGCTGCACAGCGGTCGCCAGAAGTACTCCTCGATCTTCAACTACCCGACGCTGACCTGGGCCGACGTCGGAGCGATCGGCTGGCTCGTGGACGGCGCGGCGATCACCAACCAGGTGCCGCTGTGCCGCTGCTCCTACGGTCCGTACGCGCGGGCGATGGTGCGGATCTGCAAGGAGGAGTCCTTCCACCAGCGCCAGGGGTACGAGCTGCTGCTCGCGCTCAGCCGCGGCACCGAGGCCCAGCACGCGATGGCGCAGGACGCCGTGGACCGCTGGTGGTGGCCGTCCCTGATGATGTTCGGCCCGCCCGACGACGAGTCCGCGCACTCGGCCCAGTCGATGGAGTGGAAGATCAAGCGGCACTCGAACGACGAGCTGCGCCAGCGCTTCGTGGACATCTGCGTCCCGCAGGCCGAGTCCCTCGGACTCACGCTCCCCGACCCGGAGTTGAAGTGGAACGAGGAGCGGGGGCAGCACGACTTCGGACCGATCGACTGGTCGGAGTTCAAGGCGGTCCTCAAGGGCAACGGGCCGTGCAACGAACAGCGCATCACCCAGCGCAGGCGCGCCCACGACGAGGGCGCGTGGGTGCGCGAGGCCGCCGCGGCCCACGCGGCCAAGCACTCCACCACGGCGACGCGAGAAGGCAGGGCGGCATGA
- the paaB gene encoding 1,2-phenylacetyl-CoA epoxidase subunit PaaB — MSDTPSSASGTADWPLWEVFVRSRRGLSHTHAGSLHAPDAELALRNARDLYTRRGEGISLWVVPSAAITASSPDEKDPFFEPAADKPYRHPTFYEIPEGVKHL; from the coding sequence ATGAGCGACACCCCGAGCAGCGCCTCCGGCACCGCGGACTGGCCCCTGTGGGAGGTCTTCGTACGCTCCCGCCGCGGCCTCTCCCACACACACGCCGGCAGCCTGCACGCCCCGGACGCGGAGCTGGCACTGCGCAATGCGCGCGACCTCTACACCCGCCGCGGCGAGGGCATCTCCCTGTGGGTCGTGCCGTCGGCGGCGATCACCGCCTCGTCGCCGGACGAGAAGGACCCGTTCTTCGAGCCCGCCGCCGACAAGCCCTACCGGCACCCGACGTTCTACGAGATCCCGGAAGGGGTGAAGCACCTGTGA
- the paaC gene encoding 1,2-phenylacetyl-CoA epoxidase subunit PaaC, with product MTQPETTQPDTTRPRTHGTPDTASAALALGDDALVLSHRLGEWAGHAPVLEEEVALANIALDLLGQARVLLSLVGDEDELAYLREERAFRNVQLVEQPNGDFAHTIARQLYFSTYQQLLYAQLAGTGSEFAPLAAKAVKEVVYHQDHARQWTLRLGDGTEESHTRMQRAVDSLWRYTGEMFQPVPGLDINPQGLQASWTTIVADTLQEATLTVPEGPQLGAWSAGAGRQGVHTESFGRMLAEMQHLHRSHPGASW from the coding sequence GTGACGCAGCCTGAAACGACGCAGCCCGATACGACGCGGCCCCGCACGCACGGCACGCCGGACACCGCGTCCGCCGCCCTGGCCCTCGGCGACGACGCCCTGGTGCTCTCGCACCGCCTGGGGGAGTGGGCGGGACACGCACCGGTCCTCGAAGAGGAGGTGGCCCTCGCGAACATCGCGCTCGACCTGCTCGGCCAGGCCCGCGTCCTGCTGAGCCTGGTGGGCGACGAGGACGAGCTGGCGTACCTGCGCGAGGAGCGCGCCTTTCGCAACGTGCAACTGGTCGAGCAGCCGAACGGGGACTTCGCCCACACCATCGCCCGGCAGCTCTACTTCTCGACCTACCAGCAGCTCCTCTACGCCCAACTGGCCGGGACCGGATCCGAGTTCGCTCCCCTGGCCGCCAAGGCGGTCAAGGAGGTCGTCTACCACCAGGACCACGCCCGGCAGTGGACACTGCGCCTCGGTGACGGCACGGAGGAGAGCCACACGCGGATGCAGCGCGCGGTCGACTCGCTGTGGCGGTACACCGGCGAGATGTTCCAGCCGGTCCCCGGCCTGGACATCAACCCGCAGGGGCTGCAAGCGAGTTGGACCACGATTGTCGCCGACACGCTGCAAGAGGCGACGCTGACCGTGCCCGAGGGCCCGCAGCTCGGCGCATGGAGCGCGGGAGCCGGTCGGCAGGGCGTGCACACCGAGTCCTTCGGCCGGATGCTCGCGGAGATGCAGCATCTGCACCGCAGCCACCCGGGGGCGTCATGGTGA
- the paaD gene encoding 1,2-phenylacetyl-CoA epoxidase subunit PaaD, with protein sequence MVTTARTHEDQQDRQSRQDQQSRTQQETPLEAELRRLAGSVPDPELPVLSLEELGVLRAVHTRGPGRVEVELSPTYTGCPAIEAMSADIEQVLHEHGIPEVTVRPVLTPAWSTDDITPEGRRKLREFGIAPPRTTHASAGPVTLSLGPTRHTAAPATAEPIACPHCGSTETELLSRFSSTACKALRRCLSCREPFDHFKEL encoded by the coding sequence ATGGTGACCACGGCGCGCACCCACGAAGACCAGCAGGACCGGCAGTCCCGGCAGGACCAGCAGTCCCGGACTCAGCAGGAGACCCCGCTCGAAGCCGAACTGCGCAGGCTGGCCGGGTCCGTGCCCGATCCCGAGCTGCCCGTCCTGAGCCTGGAGGAGCTGGGCGTGCTGCGTGCCGTGCACACGCGCGGGCCCGGCCGCGTGGAGGTCGAGCTGAGCCCGACGTACACCGGGTGCCCCGCGATCGAGGCGATGTCGGCCGACATCGAGCAGGTGCTGCACGAGCACGGCATCCCCGAGGTCACCGTCCGCCCGGTGCTCACCCCGGCCTGGTCGACGGACGACATCACGCCCGAAGGCCGCCGCAAGCTGCGGGAATTCGGCATAGCGCCGCCGCGCACCACCCACGCGTCGGCGGGCCCGGTCACGCTCTCCCTCGGCCCGACCCGGCACACCGCCGCCCCGGCCACCGCGGAGCCCATCGCCTGCCCGCACTGCGGATCGACGGAGACCGAGCTGCTGAGCCGGTTCTCCTCCACCGCCTGCAAGGCGCTGCGCCGCTGCCTGTCCTGCCGCGAGCCCTTCGACCACTTCAAGGAGTTGTGA
- the paaE gene encoding 1,2-phenylacetyl-CoA epoxidase subunit PaaE, translating into MAHEGGRARFHRLRVAAVDRLTDDSVALTLAVPPELREAYRFTPGQHLALRRTVDGAEIRRTYSICSTAPAHEAPSSLRVGVRLVDDGAFSTYAHKEIAVGDELEVMTPAGRFTLDPNPAADTAASGSAPAPTSGHYAAVVGGSGITPVLSIAGTLLEQAPDARFCLIRSDRSTASTMFLEEVADLKDRYPDRFQLVTVLSREEQQAGLASGRLDEERLTALLPALLPMERVAGWYLCGPYGLVQSAERALRALGVRRERVHEEIFHVDDGGQDRDRVAAPTPAHSTVTAQLDGRSGSWPVQDGESLLEAVLRNRPDAPYACKGGVCGTCRAFLVSGSIRMDRNFALEAEETEAGYVLACQSHPTTEKVELDFDR; encoded by the coding sequence ATGGCGCACGAAGGGGGACGGGCCCGCTTCCACCGGCTCCGCGTCGCGGCGGTCGACCGGCTCACCGACGACTCCGTGGCACTGACCCTCGCCGTACCGCCCGAGCTGCGCGAGGCGTACCGCTTCACTCCGGGACAGCACCTCGCCCTGCGCCGCACCGTGGACGGAGCGGAGATCCGGCGCACGTACTCGATCTGCTCGACCGCCCCGGCGCACGAGGCACCGAGCAGCCTCAGGGTCGGCGTGCGCCTGGTCGACGACGGCGCCTTCTCCACGTACGCGCACAAGGAGATCGCCGTCGGCGACGAGCTGGAGGTGATGACCCCGGCCGGCCGCTTCACCCTCGACCCGAACCCCGCCGCCGACACCGCCGCCTCCGGCTCCGCACCCGCCCCCACCTCCGGCCACTACGCCGCGGTGGTCGGCGGCAGCGGCATCACGCCCGTCCTGTCCATCGCCGGCACCCTCCTGGAGCAGGCGCCGGACGCCCGGTTCTGCCTGATACGCAGCGACCGCAGCACCGCGTCGACGATGTTCCTGGAGGAGGTCGCCGACCTGAAGGACCGGTACCCGGACCGGTTCCAGCTGGTCACCGTGCTCTCCCGGGAGGAACAGCAGGCGGGCCTGGCATCCGGCCGGCTCGACGAGGAGCGGCTCACCGCGCTCCTGCCCGCGCTGCTGCCGATGGAGCGCGTGGCGGGCTGGTACCTGTGCGGACCGTACGGGCTCGTGCAGAGCGCCGAGCGGGCGCTGCGCGCACTCGGCGTGCGGCGCGAGCGCGTCCACGAGGAGATCTTCCACGTCGACGACGGCGGCCAGGACCGGGACCGGGTGGCCGCGCCGACGCCCGCGCACAGCACGGTGACGGCGCAGCTCGACGGCCGCTCGGGCAGCTGGCCCGTCCAGGACGGCGAGTCCCTCCTGGAGGCCGTGCTGCGCAATCGTCCGGACGCGCCGTACGCCTGCAAGGGCGGCGTCTGCGGGACCTGCCGCGCGTTCCTGGTCTCCGGATCGATCCGCATGGACCGGAACTTCGCTCTGGAGGCCGAGGAGACCGAGGCGGGCTATGTGCTGGCCTGCCAGTCGCATCCGACCACGGAGAAGGTGGAGTTGGACTTCGACCGCTGA